A section of the Streptomyces sp. V3I8 genome encodes:
- a CDS encoding DUF5819 family protein: protein MDAYDEGPDARPVPGAPDAAAPPHSTAALPPAGLAALSLPFQIAAALALALVAVVACVHLGMVFLHVAPSNTVTKQHGRAIDEWVYPEFEQNWKLFAPNPLQQNIAVQVRAEVKATDGAVRTTRWYDLSAADGRAIDGNPLPSHTQQNELRRAWDFFVATHDGANRPNGLRGDLSERYLRRIVVLRLDRAGAGGPDAVVQQVQVRSRTTNVPPPQWSEEQVSDKPVLRQLPWWQVAENDRAAGTRPVNGTETAASAR from the coding sequence ATGGACGCGTACGACGAGGGTCCGGACGCCCGGCCCGTGCCGGGTGCGCCCGATGCCGCCGCCCCGCCGCACTCCACGGCCGCCCTTCCTCCCGCCGGCCTCGCCGCCCTGTCGCTTCCCTTCCAGATCGCCGCCGCGCTGGCGCTCGCGCTCGTCGCGGTGGTCGCCTGCGTGCACCTGGGCATGGTCTTCCTGCACGTCGCTCCGTCGAACACGGTCACCAAGCAGCACGGGCGGGCGATCGACGAGTGGGTCTACCCGGAGTTCGAGCAGAACTGGAAGCTCTTCGCGCCCAATCCCCTGCAGCAGAACATCGCGGTCCAGGTCCGTGCCGAGGTGAAGGCGACGGACGGTGCCGTCAGGACGACCCGCTGGTACGACCTCTCCGCGGCGGACGGCCGGGCCATCGACGGTAACCCGCTGCCCAGCCACACCCAGCAGAACGAACTGCGCAGGGCCTGGGACTTCTTCGTCGCCACGCACGACGGCGCGAACCGCCCGAACGGTCTGCGCGGCGACCTCTCCGAGCGCTATCTGCGCCGGATCGTGGTCCTGCGACTGGACCGGGCGGGGGCGGGCGGCCCGGACGCCGTCGTCCAGCAGGTCCAGGTCCGCTCCCGTACGACCAACGTGCCGCCGCCGCAGTGGAGCGAGGAGCAGGTGTCCGACAAGCCGGTCCTGCGGCAGCTGCCCTGGTGGCAGGTGGCGGAGAACGACCGGGCGGCCGGAACACGGCCCGTGAACGGTACGGAGACGGCGGCGAGTGCCCGATGA
- a CDS encoding J domain-containing protein has translation MTTPEAEQPPSEPQSEPPSESSAERFGDDSRAAEPTDGPSSGPAADPVVEDGAGPSGDAAGAEGATAAADGSDAEPAAESAAEPAAESAAGPAAGPAAESGDEGGERPEARLERAVRAAEQALIEFEIAVETFRIEVENFSRLHHQRLGPMYSRLDELDAQIAEARAASTGDPEDVRKAQEARARVMPMPGIEELFHNWLDSDGLSPEASAMLTEQPVRPPERVRPSDEARKLYRELVRKAHPDLAQDDTERARRDEFIARVNAAYARGDVALLRELSGEWAAGPVSEEWRPSRSEELYARLEWLAQRKELLALVARELEESAIGGMLKIAPDDPDKLLEEVAEQLLAQVSEREAELAGLLGSEA, from the coding sequence GTGACGACCCCGGAAGCTGAGCAGCCCCCGTCCGAGCCGCAGTCCGAGCCCCCGTCCGAGTCCTCCGCGGAGCGGTTCGGTGACGACTCGCGTGCCGCCGAGCCGACCGACGGGCCGTCGAGCGGGCCGGCCGCCGATCCGGTCGTCGAGGACGGTGCCGGACCAAGTGGTGACGCGGCGGGCGCGGAGGGTGCGACGGCTGCGGCGGACGGGAGTGACGCCGAACCCGCTGCCGAATCCGCCGCCGAACCCGCTGCCGAATCCGCCGCCGGACCCGCCGCCGGACCCGCTGCCGAATCCGGTGACGAGGGGGGCGAGCGGCCCGAGGCGCGGCTGGAGCGGGCCGTGCGGGCGGCCGAGCAGGCGCTGATCGAGTTCGAGATCGCGGTGGAGACGTTCCGGATCGAGGTGGAGAACTTCTCCCGGCTGCACCACCAGCGGCTCGGGCCGATGTACTCGCGGCTCGACGAGCTGGATGCGCAGATCGCCGAGGCGCGGGCCGCGAGCACCGGTGACCCGGAGGACGTGCGCAAGGCGCAGGAGGCCCGGGCCAGGGTCATGCCGATGCCGGGCATAGAGGAGCTGTTCCACAACTGGCTGGACTCGGACGGGCTGTCCCCGGAGGCCTCGGCCATGCTGACCGAGCAGCCGGTGCGTCCGCCGGAGCGGGTGCGGCCCAGCGACGAGGCCCGCAAGCTCTACCGGGAGCTCGTCCGCAAGGCGCACCCCGACCTGGCGCAGGACGACACGGAGCGTGCGCGGCGCGACGAGTTCATCGCCCGCGTCAACGCCGCCTACGCCCGCGGGGACGTGGCACTGCTCCGGGAGCTGTCCGGGGAGTGGGCCGCCGGTCCGGTGTCCGAGGAGTGGCGGCCGAGCCGCAGCGAGGAGCTGTACGCGCGTCTCGAGTGGCTCGCCCAGCGCAAGGAGCTGCTGGCGCTCGTGGCCCGCGAACTGGAGGAGAGCGCGATCGGCGGGATGCTCAAGATCGCGCCGGACGACCCCGACAAGCTGCTGGAGGAGGTCGCCGAGCAGCTGCTGGCGCAGGTGAGCGAGCGCGAGGCGGAGCTGGCGGGACTGCTCGGCAGCGAGGCCTGA
- a CDS encoding DUF2252 domain-containing protein yields the protein MRIPAVRGFAGRPAEGSPKKEGKALRERVPRSAHASLDPDGDRPDAVTAVEKSGLGRIPELTPIRVGRMAATPFAFLRGSAGLMAHDLARTPVTGIGAQICGDAHAGNFGLYGDARGGLVIDLNDFDETVHGPWEWDLKRLATSLVLAAREAGADEDTCLEAARFTAGSYRRTMRLLAKLSALDAWNAIADEELVSHADARDLLGTLERVSEKARANTSGRFAAKSTQSVEGGGRHFVDAPPVLRRVPDGEATAVALALEEYLGTLSADRLPLLARYAVHDVAFRVVGTGSVGTRSYVVLLLDHREEPLVLQVKEARASVLVPYLEAAGFPVPEVGHEGRRVVLGQKRMQVVSDNLLGWTTVEGRPFQVRQFRNRKGSVDPAALAADQMDDYARMTGALLARAHAHSADPRLLAGYCGKNDELDEAIGTFAVAYADRTEADHADLVTAVRSGRIAGELGV from the coding sequence GACCGCCCGGACGCGGTGACGGCCGTCGAGAAGTCCGGTCTCGGCCGCATCCCCGAGCTGACCCCCATACGGGTCGGCAGGATGGCGGCCACCCCGTTCGCCTTCCTGCGCGGCTCGGCCGGCCTCATGGCGCACGACCTGGCGCGTACGCCCGTGACGGGCATCGGCGCCCAGATCTGCGGCGACGCGCACGCGGGCAACTTCGGCCTGTACGGGGACGCGCGCGGCGGCCTCGTCATCGACCTGAACGACTTCGACGAGACGGTGCACGGACCGTGGGAGTGGGACCTCAAGCGCCTGGCGACCTCGCTGGTGCTGGCCGCCCGCGAGGCGGGAGCCGACGAGGACACCTGCCTGGAGGCCGCCCGGTTCACGGCCGGTTCCTACCGGCGCACGATGCGGCTGCTCGCCAAGCTGTCGGCGCTGGACGCGTGGAACGCCATCGCGGACGAGGAGCTGGTCTCGCACGCCGACGCCCGTGACCTGCTCGGCACGCTGGAGCGGGTCTCGGAGAAGGCGCGGGCCAACACCAGCGGGCGATTCGCGGCGAAGTCGACACAGAGCGTCGAGGGCGGCGGACGCCACTTCGTCGACGCCCCGCCCGTGCTGCGCCGCGTCCCGGACGGCGAGGCGACCGCGGTCGCGCTGGCGCTGGAGGAGTACCTGGGCACGCTCTCCGCGGACCGCCTCCCGCTCCTCGCCCGGTACGCGGTGCACGACGTCGCCTTCCGTGTGGTCGGCACCGGCAGCGTGGGCACGCGCTCGTACGTGGTGCTGCTGCTGGACCACCGCGAGGAACCGCTCGTCCTCCAGGTGAAGGAGGCTCGCGCGTCCGTCCTGGTGCCGTATCTGGAGGCGGCCGGTTTCCCGGTGCCGGAGGTCGGGCACGAGGGCCGCCGGGTCGTCCTCGGCCAGAAGCGCATGCAGGTCGTCAGCGACAACCTGCTCGGCTGGACCACGGTCGAGGGCCGGCCCTTCCAGGTGCGCCAGTTCCGCAACCGCAAGGGCAGCGTGGATCCCGCGGCGCTGGCCGCGGACCAGATGGACGACTACGCCCGCATGACGGGGGCGCTGCTGGCACGGGCGCACGCCCACAGCGCCGACCCCCGGCTGCTCGCGGGGTACTGCGGCAAGAACGATGAGCTGGACGAGGCGATAGGCACGTTCGCGGTGGCGTACGCGGACCGTACCGAGGCCGACCACGCGGACCTGGTGACGGCGGTGCGCTCGGGACGGATCGCCGGCGAGCTGGGGGTCTGA
- a CDS encoding acyl-CoA dehydrogenase family protein: MDFSFSEEQRAAVEAAKAVFAGVAPDSVPSPALTKGAVADDFDRVLWARLADADLLGLLFDARHGGSGLDAVALCLVLRESAKVLARVPLLESTAAAVAVQAHGSGEVRTELLERAGRGELVLTVAAHGRTGHDGAELAVTAGQEGDAWVLDGLQTAVPWARNADFVLVPALSAGSGRAVLALVPRGHPGTRIAGQVSTTGEPLGELHLESARIPARYVLDADGAWEELRNLLTTGTCALALGLGEAVLGMTSEYTGKREQFGFPVATFQAVAVQAADRYIDLRAMEATLWQAAWRISTGAGGALPASGDVAVAKIWASEGVRRVVQTAQHLHGGFGADTDYSLHRYHAWAKHLELALGPAAAHEEYLGDLLAAHPLG, from the coding sequence ATGGACTTCAGCTTCAGCGAAGAACAGCGGGCGGCCGTGGAAGCGGCGAAGGCGGTCTTCGCGGGGGTCGCCCCGGACTCCGTGCCGAGTCCCGCGCTGACCAAGGGCGCCGTCGCGGACGACTTCGACCGCGTCCTGTGGGCACGGCTCGCCGACGCCGACCTGCTGGGCCTGCTGTTCGACGCGCGCCACGGCGGCTCCGGCCTGGACGCCGTCGCCCTGTGCCTGGTCCTGCGGGAGTCGGCGAAGGTACTCGCCCGGGTGCCCCTGCTGGAGAGCACGGCGGCCGCCGTCGCCGTACAGGCCCACGGCAGCGGGGAGGTGCGGACCGAGCTGCTCGAACGGGCCGGCCGGGGCGAGCTGGTGCTGACCGTCGCCGCGCACGGGCGCACCGGCCACGACGGCGCCGAACTCGCCGTGACCGCGGGCCAGGAGGGCGACGCGTGGGTGCTGGACGGACTGCAGACGGCCGTGCCCTGGGCGCGGAACGCCGACTTCGTCCTCGTACCCGCGCTGAGCGCCGGCTCGGGCCGCGCCGTGCTCGCCCTCGTCCCCCGCGGCCACCCGGGCACGCGCATCGCCGGGCAGGTCTCGACGACGGGCGAGCCGCTCGGCGAACTCCACCTGGAATCCGCACGGATCCCCGCCCGGTACGTCCTGGACGCCGACGGTGCCTGGGAGGAGCTGCGCAACCTGCTGACCACCGGGACCTGCGCACTGGCGCTCGGTCTGGGCGAGGCCGTGCTCGGCATGACCAGCGAATACACCGGCAAGCGGGAGCAGTTCGGCTTCCCCGTCGCCACGTTCCAGGCCGTCGCCGTGCAGGCCGCAGACCGCTACATCGACCTGCGGGCGATGGAGGCGACCCTCTGGCAGGCCGCGTGGCGGATCAGCACGGGGGCGGGCGGGGCGCTGCCCGCGTCCGGTGACGTGGCCGTCGCCAAGATCTGGGCCTCCGAGGGCGTACGCCGGGTCGTGCAGACCGCCCAGCACCTGCACGGCGGCTTCGGCGCGGACACGGACTACTCGCTGCACCGGTACCACGCCTGGGCCAAGCACCTGGAGCTCGCGCTCGGCCCGGCGGCGGCACACGAGGAGTACCTGGGCGACCTGCTGGCGGCACACCCCCTGGGATGA
- a CDS encoding rhodanese-like domain-containing protein — MPTVEVGDLADGDFLLDVREDDEWQAGHAEGALHIPISEFVARYGEFTEAAPQDGRVHVICRSGGRSAQVAMYLNQQGVDAVNVAGGMQDWAAGGRPVVNTEGKPGFVL; from the coding sequence GTGCCCACGGTCGAGGTCGGGGATCTCGCGGACGGAGATTTCCTGCTGGACGTCCGGGAGGACGACGAGTGGCAGGCGGGTCACGCCGAAGGGGCACTGCACATCCCCATCAGTGAATTCGTGGCCCGGTACGGCGAGTTCACCGAGGCGGCGCCGCAGGACGGCCGGGTCCACGTGATCTGCCGCTCCGGCGGCCGGTCGGCGCAGGTCGCGATGTACCTGAACCAGCAGGGCGTCGACGCGGTGAACGTCGCGGGCGGCATGCAGGACTGGGCGGCCGGGGGCCGCCCCGTGGTGAACACGGAGGGCAAACCGGGCTTCGTGCTGTAG